A single genomic interval of Halomonas sp. GT harbors:
- the rph gene encoding ribonuclease PH, which produces MRPDVVRPSGREADQLREIRITRDYTRHAEGSVLVEFGDTKVLCNASVEAGVPRWLRGKNQGWITAEYGMLPRATHTRSGREATRGKQGGRTLEIQRLIGRSLRASVNLKKLGEFTITVDCDVIQADGGTRTASITGGCVALVDAIRYLQREKKIKGDPFKQLVSAISVGIYKGVPVLDLDYPEDSKADTDLNVVMTESGELIEVQGTAEAGAFNRTELNAMLDLAEKAGSELREKQREALGIRG; this is translated from the coding sequence ATGCGTCCTGATGTTGTTCGCCCTAGCGGTCGTGAAGCCGACCAGCTCCGTGAAATTCGCATAACCCGCGATTACACCCGCCATGCAGAAGGGTCGGTACTGGTGGAGTTTGGCGATACCAAAGTGCTGTGTAATGCGAGCGTTGAAGCGGGCGTACCGCGTTGGCTGCGTGGTAAAAATCAGGGTTGGATCACCGCTGAGTACGGCATGTTGCCCCGTGCCACTCACACCCGAAGTGGCCGTGAAGCGACGCGTGGTAAACAGGGTGGGCGGACGCTTGAAATTCAGCGTTTGATAGGCCGTAGCCTGCGCGCGTCAGTGAACTTGAAGAAGTTGGGCGAATTCACCATTACCGTGGATTGCGATGTGATCCAGGCCGACGGCGGCACTCGTACCGCATCGATTACTGGCGGCTGCGTGGCGCTGGTAGATGCCATTCGTTATCTGCAGCGTGAGAAGAAGATCAAAGGTGACCCCTTTAAACAGCTGGTTAGCGCAATTTCGGTGGGTATTTATAAAGGCGTGCCGGTACTGGACTTGGATTATCCGGAAGATAGCAAAGCTGACACCGATCTGAACGTAGTGATGACTGAAAGCGGCGAGCTGATTGAAGTGCAGGGCACCGCGGAAGCAGGCGCGTTTAACCGTACCGAGCTGAATGCGATGCTTGATCTGGCGGAGAAAGCGGGCTCCGAGCTACGCGAAAAACAGCGCGAAGCACTGGGTATTCGCGGCTAA
- a CDS encoding tRNA (cytidine(34)-2'-O)-methyltransferase encodes MFEVALFEPRMAPNTGNIMRLVANNGCRLHLIEPLGFDLEEKKLRRAGLDYRDLANVTRHADFTAFQAAMQERTIWAITTKGTRAHSDAAFAPGDVLLFGSETAGLSPQVHAALRAEQKLRIPMQPNNRSLNLSNAVAIVSYEAWRQQDYAGALGNE; translated from the coding sequence ATGTTTGAAGTAGCGCTATTTGAACCGCGTATGGCACCCAACACGGGTAACATTATGCGCCTGGTGGCTAACAATGGCTGCCGATTACATTTAATTGAACCGCTGGGCTTTGATCTCGAAGAGAAAAAGCTGCGGCGCGCCGGACTAGATTACCGCGACCTAGCCAATGTTACCCGCCATGCTGATTTTACGGCGTTTCAAGCGGCGATGCAGGAGCGCACGATATGGGCGATTACCACTAAAGGCACCCGCGCTCATAGCGACGCGGCTTTCGCGCCGGGCGATGTACTGCTGTTCGGTTCGGAAACCGCAGGGCTGTCGCCCCAGGTCCATGCTGCGCTACGCGCAGAACAGAAGCTGCGCATCCCCATGCAGCCCAATAACCGCAGCTTGAACCTTTCCAACGCCGTTGCCATCGTCAGCTATGAAGCGTGGCGCCAGCAAGACTATGCTGGCGCATTAGGCAATGAGTGA
- a CDS encoding c-type cytochrome, translated as MKSKLIMSGLAALGVMAGTSGAYAQDAARDAIAERLAPVGQLCLQGQDCGSAAAPTAASGSGDGEIDGEGIYNNVCMACHETGAAGAPVRGDEAAWAERTEQGFATLLEHSINGIGAMPARGGNPNLSDEEMEAATAYMVEPVMDVPELGGGDEEAAAEATEESASDDMAAAEDASADEETTDAAASEEEAVASEEEAATSEEEASSGGSGLDGEALYASAGCVACHAAGVAGAPLIGDADAWAPRLEQGVDALYQSVFNGKGVMPPRGGSSASDEEIMAVVDYMVSEVE; from the coding sequence GTGAAATCTAAGCTGATCATGAGCGGGCTGGCGGCCCTAGGCGTCATGGCAGGCACATCCGGTGCTTATGCCCAAGACGCAGCACGTGACGCAATCGCTGAGCGCTTAGCGCCGGTAGGTCAACTCTGTTTGCAAGGCCAAGACTGTGGTAGCGCAGCAGCGCCGACAGCCGCTAGCGGTAGCGGCGACGGTGAAATTGATGGCGAAGGCATTTATAACAATGTCTGTATGGCGTGCCACGAAACGGGCGCTGCTGGCGCTCCAGTTCGTGGCGACGAAGCCGCGTGGGCTGAGCGTACCGAACAAGGTTTCGCGACACTGCTAGAGCATTCGATTAATGGTATTGGTGCAATGCCTGCTCGTGGCGGCAACCCCAACCTGTCAGACGAAGAGATGGAAGCGGCGACAGCGTATATGGTTGAGCCTGTCATGGACGTTCCCGAGCTAGGTGGCGGTGACGAAGAAGCGGCTGCTGAAGCAACTGAAGAGAGCGCTAGCGACGATATGGCTGCGGCAGAGGATGCCAGTGCCGATGAAGAGACTACTGACGCTGCAGCGAGCGAAGAAGAAGCAGTTGCCAGTGAAGAAGAAGCGGCCACTAGCGAAGAGGAAGCTTCTAGTGGTGGCAGCGGTTTAGATGGTGAAGCGCTTTATGCCAGTGCTGGTTGTGTTGCTTGCCACGCGGCAGGCGTTGCCGGTGCCCCTTTGATTGGCGATGCTGATGCGTGGGCGCCGCGCCTTGAGCAGGGTGTCGATGCACTTTACCAAAGTGTGTTTAACGGTAAAGGCGTGATGCCACCGCGTGGTGGTAGCAGTGCTTCTGACGAAGAGATTATGGCCGTTGTCGATTACATGGTTTCAGAAGTGGAATAA
- a CDS encoding exodeoxyribonuclease III, giving the protein MKIASINVNGIRDAVDRGFLDWLAQQDADVICVQNIKAKSFELDDHILYPEGYFLDAEEDGFSGVALYCRKIPKAIMYGLGFPQCDHEGRFLQADYDRFSIATFLMPDGSDQKAKQAFMEQYQEYLTKMSRKRREYIICGTWHVAHKTIDLANWSDNQLTSGFRPEERAWMDQVLGPTGFIDTFREINRDAGEYTWWPKLDQDVPRERQEGWRIDYQLVGPNFRRHVVDAWIDYDATFSEFAPLIVEYDLAL; this is encoded by the coding sequence ATGAAAATTGCCAGCATCAATGTCAATGGTATACGTGATGCCGTCGACCGTGGCTTCCTGGACTGGCTGGCTCAGCAGGATGCCGACGTGATCTGCGTGCAGAACATTAAGGCAAAAAGTTTTGAACTGGACGACCATATTCTCTATCCGGAAGGCTACTTCCTGGATGCAGAAGAAGATGGTTTCTCTGGCGTGGCACTCTATTGCCGCAAAATTCCCAAGGCGATTATGTACGGCCTTGGGTTCCCTCAGTGTGATCACGAAGGGCGCTTTCTGCAGGCGGATTATGACCGCTTCAGCATCGCTACCTTCTTGATGCCTGATGGAAGTGATCAAAAAGCCAAACAGGCGTTTATGGAGCAGTACCAAGAGTACCTAACGAAGATGTCGCGCAAACGTCGCGAATACATCATCTGTGGTACCTGGCACGTTGCCCATAAAACCATCGATTTGGCCAACTGGTCGGATAATCAGCTTACCTCTGGTTTCCGCCCGGAAGAGCGTGCCTGGATGGATCAGGTGCTTGGCCCAACCGGCTTTATCGACACCTTCCGCGAAATTAATCGCGACGCTGGCGAATATACCTGGTGGCCAAAGCTCGACCAAGACGTGCCCCGTGAGCGCCAAGAAGGCTGGCGGATCGACTACCAGCTGGTCGGCCCCAACTTCCGTCGCCATGTGGTCGACGCGTGGATCGATTACGATGCGACCTTCTCTGAGTTTGCACCGCTGATCGTTGAGTATGACTTAGCGCTGTAA
- the rep gene encoding DNA helicase Rep — MTPQPPKSILSRIKGLNPRQQEAVRYINGPCLVLAGAGSGKTSVITTKIAYLVQECGMSARKIAAVTFTNKAAREMKERVGQMLKGKEGHGLTVSTFHNLGLNIIRGELKTLGYKPGFSLFDPEDAKALLRDLMNKDAQVDAEQINAVQSKISTWKNDLVLPSDALSFAADDDEHFAARVYEAYVRHLKAYNAVDFDDLILLPVVLLQRDPEALTRWRNKIHYMLVDEYQDTNVSQYLLVKLLMAERATFTVVGDDDQSIYAWRGARPENLVTLGEDFPRLNVIKLEQNYRSTGTILRAANTLIANNPHVYDKTLWSDMGDGAPIRVIVNRHEEAESERVASEMLTRRIKEKAEWRDFAVLYRGNFQARLLELKLQHYQIPYKLSGGTSFFSRNEIKDTMAYLRLLINPADDNAFLRIVNVPRREIGPGTLEKLANYATERSISLFAACHELGLEQTLPTRAVERLSRFTHFIDGVRKRMDQDDAIAAIRDMLRDMDYEAWLYQNASAPTVAERRMANVWVLIDQLEKSLNRDPEDADDSTATETDGVEAAISRLVLRDILEQQAEEDDSDRVQLLTMHASKGLEFPHVYLMGLEEDLLPHRNAIEMGTVEEERRLAYVGITRARRTLTLTLARQRKAYGELMDCQPSRFLDELPADDLEWEGRADKEDPEKKQARGQDAIAGLRSLLG; from the coding sequence ATGACGCCCCAACCGCCAAAGAGCATTCTTAGCCGTATTAAAGGGCTAAACCCGCGCCAGCAGGAAGCGGTGCGTTATATCAATGGCCCCTGTTTGGTCTTGGCGGGCGCGGGGTCTGGTAAAACCAGCGTTATTACCACCAAAATCGCCTATCTGGTGCAAGAGTGCGGCATGAGCGCGCGCAAAATAGCGGCGGTTACCTTTACCAATAAAGCCGCCAGGGAGATGAAAGAGCGCGTTGGGCAAATGCTGAAGGGTAAAGAGGGCCACGGGCTAACGGTGTCGACGTTTCACAATTTAGGCCTAAATATTATTCGCGGCGAGCTAAAAACCCTGGGCTACAAGCCGGGCTTTTCATTGTTTGACCCAGAAGATGCCAAAGCACTGCTGCGCGATTTGATGAACAAAGACGCTCAGGTAGACGCCGAGCAGATCAACGCAGTGCAGAGCAAAATATCCACGTGGAAGAACGACTTAGTGCTACCCAGTGACGCGCTTTCGTTTGCCGCGGATGATGACGAGCACTTTGCCGCACGGGTTTATGAAGCTTACGTGCGCCACTTAAAAGCCTATAACGCGGTGGATTTTGACGACCTGATTCTACTGCCGGTGGTTCTGCTACAACGTGACCCAGAGGCACTGACCCGCTGGCGGAACAAAATCCACTACATGCTCGTGGATGAGTATCAGGACACTAACGTTTCCCAGTACCTGTTGGTGAAACTGCTGATGGCGGAGCGGGCTACCTTTACCGTGGTTGGCGACGACGATCAGTCGATCTACGCGTGGCGCGGGGCAAGGCCTGAAAACTTGGTGACCCTTGGCGAAGACTTCCCACGCCTGAACGTTATCAAGCTGGAGCAGAACTACCGCTCGACCGGCACCATTTTGCGCGCGGCTAACACGTTAATTGCCAACAACCCGCACGTTTACGATAAAACGCTATGGTCGGATATGGGCGATGGCGCGCCTATCCGGGTCATCGTCAACCGCCATGAAGAGGCGGAGTCAGAGCGGGTAGCCAGCGAAATGCTGACTCGGCGCATCAAAGAGAAGGCGGAATGGCGAGATTTTGCGGTGCTCTATCGGGGTAATTTTCAGGCACGTTTATTAGAGCTCAAGCTGCAGCACTACCAAATTCCCTACAAGCTTTCCGGCGGTACGTCGTTTTTCTCTCGCAACGAGATCAAGGACACCATGGCCTATCTGCGGCTGTTAATTAATCCCGCCGATGACAATGCCTTTTTACGCATTGTGAACGTGCCCCGCCGCGAGATAGGCCCCGGCACGTTGGAAAAGCTAGCTAACTATGCAACAGAACGCTCTATTTCGCTGTTTGCTGCCTGCCACGAGTTGGGGTTAGAGCAAACGCTGCCGACTCGGGCCGTGGAGCGGCTTTCACGCTTTACGCATTTTATTGATGGCGTGCGCAAGCGCATGGATCAAGACGATGCCATCGCGGCCATTCGTGACATGCTGCGTGATATGGATTACGAGGCATGGCTCTATCAGAATGCCAGCGCCCCCACCGTCGCTGAACGGCGTATGGCCAACGTATGGGTTTTGATTGATCAGCTAGAAAAGTCGTTAAACCGCGACCCAGAAGATGCCGATGACTCCACTGCAACGGAAACCGATGGCGTCGAAGCTGCTATTTCGCGCTTGGTGCTTCGGGATATTCTTGAACAACAGGCCGAAGAAGACGACTCCGACCGTGTGCAACTACTTACCATGCACGCTTCGAAAGGACTGGAATTTCCCCATGTGTATTTGATGGGCTTAGAGGAAGATTTGCTGCCCCACCGCAATGCCATTGAAATGGGCACCGTGGAAGAGGAGCGCCGTCTGGCTTACGTCGGTATTACGCGAGCAAGGCGAACCTTGACACTGACATTAGCCCGCCAGCGTAAAGCGTATGGTGAACTAATGGACTGCCAGCCCAGCCGCTTTTTAGACGAACTGCCCGCTGATGATTTGGAGTGGGAGGGCCGCGCCGATAAAGAAGACCCCGAGAAAAAGCAGGCACGCGGGCAAGATGCGATTGCCGGGCTGCGTTCCTTGTTGGGTTAG
- a CDS encoding YicC/YloC family endoribonuclease: MANPRHVHSMTAFARTEQAAPFGTLQVEIRSVNQRYLEPHFRLPDALRELEPVLRDALRTRLARGKVECSLRFEAAEANQAPAVNAQRLKEIADALAAIQQQVPSAVPPTTLALLNQPGVMETQHLDQDAIKAAAKTLFDQALNELIDARAREGEKLAEMITTRLTAVSEQVATVRSLLPQILERQRAQLLERLDVAKTELDPQRLEAELVLVAQKADVDEELDRLTAHIEEVSHQLAQKGPKGRRLDFLMQELNREANTLSSKSVVAETTRCAVELKVLIEQMREQIQNIE, from the coding sequence ATGGCCAACCCACGCCACGTACACAGCATGACCGCCTTTGCCCGCACCGAGCAGGCCGCCCCGTTTGGTACCCTGCAGGTGGAAATCCGCTCGGTGAACCAGCGCTATCTGGAGCCACACTTTCGCTTGCCCGACGCTCTACGCGAGCTAGAACCAGTGCTGCGCGATGCCTTACGCACGCGCCTAGCGCGAGGCAAAGTAGAGTGCAGTCTGCGTTTTGAAGCCGCTGAAGCCAACCAAGCCCCTGCGGTTAACGCCCAGCGCTTAAAAGAAATAGCCGATGCTCTGGCGGCCATTCAGCAACAGGTGCCCAGTGCCGTGCCGCCCACCACGCTGGCGTTGCTTAACCAACCCGGCGTTATGGAAACCCAGCACCTCGATCAAGATGCCATCAAAGCCGCCGCCAAAACGCTATTTGATCAAGCACTGAACGAGTTGATCGACGCCCGCGCCCGGGAAGGCGAAAAACTCGCCGAAATGATCACCACTCGCCTGACCGCCGTGAGTGAGCAGGTGGCTACCGTGCGTAGCCTGTTGCCGCAAATTTTAGAGCGCCAGCGCGCCCAACTGCTGGAACGCTTAGACGTCGCCAAAACCGAACTCGACCCACAACGCCTGGAAGCCGAACTGGTACTGGTGGCACAAAAAGCCGACGTCGACGAAGAGCTCGACCGCCTCACCGCACATATAGAAGAAGTGAGCCACCAGCTCGCCCAAAAAGGCCCCAAAGGCCGCCGATTAGACTTCCTAATGCAGGAACTCAACCGCGAAGCTAACACGCTGTCGTCAAAATCCGTGGTGGCTGAGACAACCCGCTGCGCGGTGGAGTTAAAGGTGCTGATTGAGCAGATGCGGGAGCAGATTCAGAATATTGAATAG
- a CDS encoding glutaredoxin, whose product MPRSTPTTSARVYRMKTAEHMCPFGLKTVDLLKRKGFKVDDHTLTSRDEIDAFKQQENVDTTPQVYIGDQRIGGYEELREHLGMSVPNAKKTTYRPVIAIFATALLIGLAISWATQGTLFTARMPEYAVATAMVLLGLQKLQDVESFSSMFLNYDLLAQRYVPYSYFYPYAETLAGILMLAGALIWLAAPLALFVGTVGAVSVFKAVYIDKRELKCACVGGNSNVPLGFVSLTENLVMIAMGLWMPLRMLLG is encoded by the coding sequence ATGCCAAGGTCAACACCCACTACCTCTGCACGGGTTTACCGGATGAAAACCGCCGAGCATATGTGCCCGTTTGGTTTGAAGACAGTTGATCTACTCAAGCGCAAAGGCTTTAAGGTCGATGACCACACCTTAACGTCCCGCGATGAGATCGACGCGTTTAAGCAACAGGAAAACGTCGACACAACGCCCCAGGTGTATATCGGTGACCAACGCATCGGTGGCTATGAAGAGCTGCGTGAGCATCTGGGAATGAGCGTGCCCAACGCAAAAAAAACCACTTACCGGCCGGTAATTGCCATTTTTGCTACTGCACTGCTGATTGGCTTAGCGATTAGCTGGGCTACCCAGGGCACACTTTTCACTGCACGCATGCCGGAGTATGCCGTTGCCACGGCGATGGTGCTGCTCGGCTTGCAAAAGCTGCAGGATGTCGAAAGTTTCAGCAGTATGTTTTTGAATTACGACCTTTTGGCCCAGCGCTACGTGCCCTACAGCTATTTTTACCCCTACGCAGAGACACTTGCAGGCATTTTAATGCTGGCCGGAGCACTAATTTGGCTGGCAGCACCACTGGCGCTATTTGTCGGAACGGTGGGGGCGGTCTCCGTGTTTAAAGCCGTGTATATCGACAAGCGTGAGCTTAAGTGCGCCTGCGTCGGCGGCAACAGCAATGTGCCCCTGGGGTTTGTGTCGCTAACCGAAAACCTGGTAATGATCGCTATGGGGCTGTGGATGCCGTTGCGGATGTTGTTGGGGTAA
- a CDS encoding ATPase, which translates to MEIKTFGDLIDWTRQLHAHLAKCLAHCANQHEEERARMLLNYLSLHEAEMQRVIAGFEDTASANVLHTYVYDYLSHQPIRSHRTCDAPYATLGFDAICKEVLDFHEQAILLYRSLIGKAEIREAKELLETLLDLEEHEAMRLSRQTGRMHDV; encoded by the coding sequence ATGGAGATTAAAACGTTTGGAGATTTAATTGATTGGACACGTCAATTGCATGCCCATCTTGCCAAGTGCTTGGCCCACTGCGCGAATCAGCATGAGGAAGAGCGCGCGCGAATGCTTCTTAACTATCTATCTCTTCATGAGGCGGAAATGCAGCGGGTTATTGCTGGCTTTGAAGACACTGCAAGCGCCAACGTACTGCACACCTATGTCTACGACTACCTCTCTCATCAGCCTATTCGCAGCCACCGTACCTGCGATGCGCCTTACGCCACGCTAGGGTTCGATGCTATCTGCAAAGAAGTGTTAGATTTCCATGAGCAGGCCATACTTTTATATCGCAGCCTGATAGGCAAAGCCGAAATCCGCGAGGCTAAAGAACTACTTGAAACACTTCTCGACTTAGAAGAGCACGAGGCCATGCGCTTGTCGCGGCAAACTGGAAGAATGCACGATGTCTAA
- a CDS encoding tyrosine-type recombinase/integrase: MGSFTAKRIQSLVREAKPGRYGDGNGLYLMIPKAGAAYWMCRYTFAGKRRGMTLGKYPHLSLAEAREQVVETQRAIRNGTDPLTERKREEKISISTVQDLFDDWYQDLEKRLKHPKIPKRLFERDIAPAIGSLTLDSVTPMDVRAIVRKVTSSGRPTIANDALMYLKQLFNHSIKLGLLTYNPASAFNVNDAGGVEKSRDRALSIDELSKAFTVFRENRTSFTRDNYLACALLVVLGVRKTELTEAKWSEFDLNDANWDLPGERSKSGVGIAIPLPPQAIAWLEELKIRAFGSPYVFPSRRSSKQPHMGKDTLNRAIAKLFGKEPGKKQQPKNKMGDLAEFTVHDLRRTCRSLLAAAGVPGHVAERCLNHKLKGVEGIYDRYDYYEERKQALIKVAELVEPSINDKEI; this comes from the coding sequence ATGGGGAGCTTTACTGCCAAGAGAATCCAATCATTGGTCAGAGAAGCCAAGCCAGGGCGCTATGGAGATGGCAACGGCTTGTACTTGATGATTCCTAAGGCAGGAGCTGCCTATTGGATGTGCCGTTATACCTTCGCGGGTAAACGTCGTGGTATGACACTGGGTAAATACCCTCACCTCTCCCTAGCTGAAGCTCGTGAACAAGTGGTTGAGACTCAGAGGGCCATTCGTAACGGTACGGACCCTCTTACAGAGCGCAAACGTGAAGAAAAAATATCCATCAGTACGGTGCAGGATCTGTTCGACGATTGGTACCAAGATTTAGAAAAGCGTCTTAAGCATCCCAAAATCCCAAAACGCTTATTTGAGAGGGATATTGCGCCCGCCATCGGTTCGCTAACGCTGGATAGCGTTACCCCAATGGATGTACGTGCCATCGTCAGAAAGGTAACTAGCAGTGGTCGACCAACCATTGCTAATGATGCCTTGATGTATTTAAAGCAGTTATTTAATCACAGCATCAAGCTAGGGTTGCTTACCTATAACCCCGCATCTGCTTTCAACGTCAACGATGCGGGTGGGGTTGAGAAAAGCCGCGACAGGGCGCTAAGCATCGATGAACTCAGTAAAGCCTTTACTGTGTTCAGAGAGAACCGTACTAGCTTTACCCGTGATAACTATCTTGCATGTGCTTTGCTGGTCGTTTTAGGGGTGCGCAAAACAGAGCTTACAGAGGCTAAGTGGTCCGAGTTCGACCTAAACGATGCGAATTGGGATCTACCGGGCGAACGTAGCAAATCGGGGGTCGGGATTGCGATACCTCTCCCTCCACAAGCTATTGCTTGGCTGGAAGAGCTAAAGATTCGTGCTTTTGGTTCGCCGTATGTATTTCCTAGCCGTCGTAGTAGTAAGCAACCCCATATGGGTAAAGACACATTGAACCGAGCAATTGCCAAGCTATTTGGTAAGGAGCCAGGCAAGAAGCAACAGCCCAAGAACAAAATGGGTGATCTCGCTGAGTTTACTGTGCATGACTTGCGACGTACCTGCCGCAGCTTGCTAGCTGCAGCAGGTGTGCCGGGTCATGTTGCTGAGCGTTGCTTGAATCACAAGCTGAAAGGTGTGGAGGGGATTTATGACCGGTATGACTATTATGAAGAGCGGAAACAGGCCCTGATCAAGGTGGCAGAGCTGGTTGAGCCATCTATCAACGATAAAGAAATCTAA
- the pyrE gene encoding orotate phosphoribosyltransferase, whose product MATTLQPYQRDFIAFAIEQGVLKFGEFTLKSGRVSPYFFNAGLFQTGRALAKLGRFYAQAIVDSGLQADVLFGPAYKGIPLAAVTAAALADHHDRDMPYAFNRKEAKTHGEGGNIVGAPLAGDILIIDDVITAGTAIREVMSLIEQSGARAGGVIIALDRQERGQGEQSAIQEVQAQYGMPVVSIVTLEQVLTYLEEHAGGEMLAYAEAVRAYRDRYGITG is encoded by the coding sequence GTGGCCACCACTCTACAACCCTATCAGCGCGATTTCATTGCCTTCGCTATTGAGCAGGGCGTGCTCAAGTTTGGCGAGTTCACGCTTAAGTCAGGGCGAGTAAGCCCTTACTTTTTCAATGCAGGCCTGTTTCAAACCGGCCGTGCCCTGGCCAAGCTAGGCCGATTTTACGCCCAGGCGATTGTCGATAGTGGCCTGCAGGCGGATGTATTGTTTGGTCCAGCTTATAAAGGCATTCCCTTGGCAGCGGTTACCGCCGCAGCTTTAGCCGACCACCACGACCGCGATATGCCCTACGCGTTTAATCGTAAAGAGGCCAAAACCCATGGCGAGGGGGGCAATATTGTCGGCGCGCCACTGGCTGGCGATATTTTGATCATTGATGACGTGATTACGGCCGGTACGGCTATCCGTGAAGTGATGAGCCTAATTGAGCAAAGCGGTGCCCGCGCGGGTGGCGTGATTATTGCGCTTGACCGCCAAGAGCGTGGTCAGGGCGAACAAAGCGCTATCCAGGAAGTCCAGGCTCAGTACGGCATGCCGGTTGTCAGTATTGTCACCTTAGAGCAAGTGCTTACTTACCTTGAAGAGCATGCTGGCGGCGAAATGCTTGCTTACGCCGAGGCCGTACGCGCTTATCGCGACCGCTACGGCATCACCGGCTAG
- a CDS encoding APC family permease produces the protein MADQDRTPQYEEGSLSLIGAVALGTGVMIGAGIFALTGQMAEMTGPLFPLAFLAAAVIVSFSAYSYVKMSNTYPSAGGIGMYLQKAYGSTLPTAFHALLMYFSMVIAQSFLARTFGSYTLELFDLGDRSLFVPLLGVGLLLVAFLINLSANKLIETVASVLGFIKIGGIIVFGVVGVFIADSIEMGTGGDAPSPTISGFLGATALGILAFKGFTTITNSGSELKNPKRNLGKAIMISIGLCVVIYALVGFAVASNLSLDEIIETQDYSLAAAARPALGEAAVGFTVILAMLATAGGIIASVFAVSRMLAMLTEMKLVPHRHFHMPGSVQKHTLVYTIVFGLVLTAFFDLSRIAALGIIFYLIMDIAIHWGVLRHLREIVGANAIILSIAILLDALVLVGFVWVKATSDPLVLIVAIIVMAVLLVGEWLFLANLDKSDNNDHSHSH, from the coding sequence ATGGCTGATCAGGATAGAACGCCACAGTACGAAGAAGGAAGTCTCTCACTAATCGGTGCCGTGGCACTTGGCACTGGGGTAATGATTGGCGCAGGTATCTTTGCGTTAACCGGACAGATGGCGGAAATGACCGGCCCTCTATTTCCCCTAGCCTTTTTGGCTGCCGCGGTTATTGTCTCTTTCAGCGCTTACTCTTACGTCAAAATGTCCAATACCTATCCATCTGCCGGGGGTATCGGCATGTATTTGCAAAAAGCGTATGGCTCAACGCTTCCTACTGCCTTTCACGCTCTCTTGATGTATTTTTCCATGGTAATCGCGCAGAGCTTTTTAGCGAGAACTTTCGGTTCTTACACTCTGGAGTTATTTGACCTGGGTGATCGCTCGCTGTTTGTGCCACTACTCGGGGTTGGCTTATTGCTAGTAGCTTTTTTGATCAATTTATCCGCCAATAAGTTGATCGAGACAGTCGCCTCGGTGCTGGGCTTCATCAAAATTGGCGGCATCATCGTGTTTGGTGTTGTCGGTGTTTTTATTGCCGATTCTATCGAAATGGGTACTGGCGGCGATGCACCATCCCCAACTATCTCCGGTTTTTTAGGCGCAACGGCGTTAGGCATTTTGGCATTCAAAGGTTTTACGACCATTACCAACAGCGGCTCGGAGCTAAAAAATCCCAAACGTAACCTGGGCAAGGCCATCATGATCTCTATCGGCTTGTGCGTGGTGATCTATGCGCTTGTTGGCTTTGCGGTTGCCAGCAACCTTTCCTTGGACGAAATTATTGAAACACAAGATTATTCGCTAGCAGCGGCGGCCCGGCCTGCGCTAGGTGAAGCCGCCGTTGGCTTTACCGTCATTTTAGCCATGCTGGCAACAGCAGGCGGGATCATCGCCAGTGTTTTCGCAGTATCACGTATGCTCGCCATGCTGACCGAAATGAAATTGGTTCCCCACCGGCATTTTCATATGCCGGGAAGTGTGCAAAAGCACACGCTGGTGTACACCATTGTTTTTGGTTTGGTGCTGACCGCATTTTTTGACCTTAGCCGCATCGCGGCGCTCGGCATTATTTTTTACCTGATCATGGATATCGCCATCCATTGGGGAGTATTGCGCCATCTCAGGGAAATCGTAGGCGCTAACGCGATCATTCTAAGCATCGCCATTTTGTTAGATGCCCTCGTATTAGTAGGCTTTGTATGGGTAAAGGCCACTTCCGACCCCCTGGTACTTATCGTTGCCATCATAGTGATGGCCGTATTATTGGTAGGCGAATGGCTATTTCTCGCCAATCTTGACAAGTCGGACAATAACGATCACTCGCATTCTCACTAG